The bacterium genome includes a region encoding these proteins:
- a CDS encoding bifunctional hydroxymethylpyrimidine kinase/phosphomethylpyrimidine kinase: MNRAVAVVAGLDTSGGAGLAADLRTAAALRVPCAAVLAAVAVQNAEGVHAVFPTPEGAFAAQLRSVPWKKTGACKLGMIYLPELLDLLLDALPAGIPLVVDPVLGATAGGSLAVPGLEEALVARAFPRATLVTLNTDECARLTEEDFSDLAAARGLAPRLAERLGTAVLLKGGHLGGAPIDVLAAGGRLYEFSGRRAKVPPRGTGCTLSTAVAAYLALGEELPAAVGLARELVNRAVAAAYPGPAGPVPAP; the protein is encoded by the coding sequence ATGAACCGAGCCGTCGCCGTCGTCGCGGGTCTGGACACCTCGGGCGGGGCGGGGCTGGCCGCCGACCTGCGCACCGCCGCCGCGCTCCGCGTACCATGCGCCGCGGTCCTCGCCGCCGTGGCCGTCCAGAACGCCGAGGGCGTCCACGCCGTGTTCCCGACGCCGGAGGGGGCCTTCGCCGCCCAGCTCCGGTCCGTGCCCTGGAAAAAAACCGGCGCCTGCAAGCTGGGGATGATCTATCTCCCCGAACTGCTGGACCTCCTCCTCGACGCGCTGCCGGCGGGGATTCCCCTGGTGGTGGACCCGGTGCTCGGGGCCACGGCGGGGGGGTCGCTGGCCGTGCCGGGGTTGGAAGAAGCCCTGGTGGCCAGGGCCTTCCCCCGGGCGACGCTGGTGACGCTCAACACCGACGAGTGCGCGAGGCTCACGGAGGAGGATTTCTCCGACCTCGCCGCGGCGCGGGGGCTGGCGCCCCGCCTGGCGGAAAGGCTCGGCACCGCGGTGCTGTTGAAGGGCGGCCACCTGGGGGGCGCGCCCATTGACGTACTGGCCGCAGGCGGCCGCCTGTACGAGTTCTCCGGGCGGCGGGCGAAGGTCCCGCCCCGGGGGACCGGCTGCACGCTCTCCACGGCGGTGGCGGCGTACCTGGCCCTGGGTGAGGAGCTGCCGGCGGCGGTGGGGCTGGCCCGGGAGCTGGTGAACCGGGCGGTGGCGGCGGCCTACCCCGGCCCGGCGGGCCCCGTCCCCGCGCCGTAA
- the trxA gene encoding thioredoxin has product MASELVVTGTDDNFTAEVEAQDGAALVDFWAPWCGPCLAISQAVDEIAEEYQGRLKVVRLNVDENPNVAAKFGIRAIPTLLFFKKGEVVRQVVGAQPKKRLVKTVDEVL; this is encoded by the coding sequence ATGGCTTCCGAGTTAGTCGTGACCGGCACCGACGACAATTTCACCGCCGAGGTGGAGGCCCAAGACGGCGCAGCTCTGGTGGATTTCTGGGCCCCCTGGTGCGGGCCTTGCCTGGCCATCTCCCAGGCCGTTGATGAAATCGCCGAGGAGTACCAGGGCAGGCTCAAGGTCGTCAGGCTCAACGTGGACGAGAATCCCAACGTGGCCGCCAAGTTCGGTATCCGCGCCATCCCGACCCTCCTCTTCTTCAAGAAGGGCGAGGTGGTCCGCCAGGTGGTCGGGGCCCAGCCCAAGAAGCGGCTGGTCAAGACCGTGGACGAGGTGCTCTAG
- a CDS encoding carboxymuconolactone decarboxylase family protein, protein MRLSDSPELNDGFVGFYKRVFTDGALDKKTKEMLAVAFAYGDGCVPCVRAHEAKARRLGMTDAEYRELVAVCEVIAAGSVRERFVESTG, encoded by the coding sequence GTGCGACTCTCCGACTCCCCCGAGCTCAACGACGGCTTCGTCGGGTTCTACAAACGGGTGTTCACCGACGGCGCCCTGGACAAGAAGACCAAAGAGATGCTCGCCGTGGCCTTCGCCTACGGCGACGGCTGCGTCCCCTGCGTCCGCGCCCACGAGGCCAAGGCCCGCCGCCTCGGCATGACCGACGCCGAGTACCGCGAGCTCGTTGCCGTCTGCGAGGTGATCGCCGCCGGAAGTGTCCGCGAGCGCTTCGTCGAAAGCACGGGCTGA
- the rodA gene encoding rod shape-determining protein RodA, whose amino-acid sequence MRGPPTRRVQPDWLMLGAALALSAAGVLVNASAGGEAALGIPRWALQLVWTVLGAGVAAAAVFFDHRKLAGAAPFLYAAVLVLLTVVLVLPGAGGEARRWLTLGPVNLQPAEPAKLAFVLAGAAYLARRDERPGAGRVLALTFLALVPTALVAVQPDLGTAFVFVPLTLALLYWGGVPCWKLLLLLAPLAAALAAFTDTPDWIARAVDSSLLNSPLGAVFRPWWWLGMGALVAGWLIGRRRKEPFFGFLLLAAGAASVVLPLGWNLLKAYQQRRVLMFLDPTADPKGAGYNLIQSRIAVGSGGVWGKGFSQGTQGQLAFLPERHTDFAFSVWAEEWGLIGSLVVILLFALLLGRMLRAAGRAADRFGSLVVYGAALMLAFHAAFNIGMCLGLFPVAGLPLPFVSYGGSFALVSWLAVGLAAGVERRARLSIF is encoded by the coding sequence TTGAGGGGCCCGCCCACCAGAAGGGTCCAGCCGGACTGGTTGATGCTGGGGGCGGCGCTGGCCCTGTCGGCGGCCGGGGTGCTGGTCAACGCCTCGGCGGGGGGCGAGGCGGCCCTCGGGATACCCCGCTGGGCGTTGCAGCTCGTGTGGACCGTGCTGGGGGCCGGTGTAGCGGCGGCGGCCGTGTTCTTCGACCACCGCAAGCTGGCCGGGGCCGCGCCATTCCTCTACGCCGCAGTCCTCGTCCTTCTGACGGTCGTGCTGGTCCTCCCCGGCGCCGGGGGGGAGGCGAGGCGCTGGCTCACCCTGGGACCGGTGAACCTCCAGCCCGCGGAGCCGGCCAAGCTGGCCTTCGTCCTCGCCGGGGCGGCCTACCTGGCCCGGCGGGATGAGAGGCCGGGGGCCGGGCGGGTGCTCGCGTTGACTTTTCTGGCGCTCGTGCCCACGGCGCTCGTCGCAGTCCAGCCCGACCTCGGCACGGCCTTCGTCTTCGTTCCGCTGACCCTGGCGCTCCTCTACTGGGGCGGGGTGCCGTGCTGGAAGCTGCTGCTCCTCCTGGCGCCCCTGGCGGCGGCCCTGGCGGCCTTCACCGACACGCCGGACTGGATCGCCCGCGCGGTGGACTCGAGCCTCCTGAACTCGCCCCTGGGGGCGGTCTTCCGGCCGTGGTGGTGGCTGGGGATGGGGGCGCTGGTCGCGGGCTGGCTCATCGGCCGGCGCAGGAAGGAGCCCTTCTTCGGCTTCCTGCTCCTGGCGGCCGGGGCGGCGAGCGTCGTCCTCCCCCTGGGCTGGAACCTCCTGAAGGCCTACCAGCAGCGGCGGGTGCTGATGTTCCTCGACCCCACCGCCGACCCCAAGGGGGCGGGCTACAACCTCATCCAGAGCCGGATCGCCGTGGGCTCCGGCGGCGTCTGGGGCAAGGGCTTCAGCCAGGGGACCCAGGGGCAGCTCGCCTTCCTGCCCGAACGCCACACCGACTTCGCCTTCAGCGTCTGGGCCGAGGAGTGGGGGCTGATCGGAAGCCTGGTGGTGATTCTCCTGTTCGCGCTCCTCCTGGGGCGGATGCTCCGGGCGGCGGGGCGGGCCGCCGACCGCTTCGGCTCCCTGGTGGTTTACGGGGCGGCGTTGATGCTCGCCTTCCACGCCGCCTTCAATATCGGAATGTGCCTGGGCCTCTTCCCGGTGGCCGGGCTGCCGTTGCCGTTCGTGAGCTACGGGGGCAGCTTCGCCCTGGTCTCGTGGCTGGCGGTGGGCCTGGCGGCGGGGGTGGAGCGCCGGGCCCGGCTGTCCATCTTTTAG
- a CDS encoding T9SS type A sorting domain-containing protein: MKKLFIMLIAILAFQASYASEGWSISTIDTNGDEVGRWVSLAIDNNGDYHIAYTKRDTDTWYGELRYAYYDGNEWDLITVDDSANVGRLPSIDINPTNGRPSIAYWDNTNWALKYATWSGSQWNIETIDADSEFYQDLAFNSTGMPNVVYYVGGTDYDPNYAYFSGGSWQFETIEPSYIKGEYCSIAIDSEDDAWVSYFDYDWGRPRAAKRNGTDSWAVYQVGEAGDTSFLTYTSIAINPLTNYPSVIWNSETQGGSIAEIRLATFDGDDFTTEVVDTDGEFNSNGSRTIVFNSSGYPRVTYYDVENGDLICAFYNGASWDKSTVYSTGNVGRGASIALDPNTEYARIAFFNESDGNLMFAEWRDDIGVDLAHLSASLSSGSVLLTWSFDGEEPAGVRVLRGAVEPVAISGLMPGDSSKYLDRGVEPGGSYIYWLEVVDAEGTVSRFGPTEAVTIPEEAFTFLLDAAYPSPARGAVNFAYSLPADGRVVLAIYDLSGRRIATPVDSVQTAGRHEVSWNCEEIPSGVYLYRLETGAGTLTKRLVVSR, encoded by the coding sequence ATGAAGAAGCTTTTCATTATGCTCATCGCCATACTTGCCTTTCAGGCTTCTTACGCCAGCGAAGGTTGGTCAATTTCCACAATTGATACAAACGGCGATGAAGTTGGTAGATGGGTCTCTCTGGCTATTGATAATAATGGTGACTATCATATCGCATACACAAAGAGGGATACAGATACATGGTATGGTGAGCTTCGTTACGCATATTACGATGGAAATGAATGGGATTTAATTACGGTTGACGATTCGGCAAATGTCGGGAGGTTACCATCAATTGATATTAATCCGACAAATGGGAGACCAAGCATAGCATATTGGGACAATACTAACTGGGCTTTAAAATATGCAACTTGGTCAGGAAGTCAATGGAATATAGAAACTATTGACGCAGATAGCGAGTTCTACCAAGACTTAGCATTTAACTCAACTGGAATGCCGAATGTGGTTTATTATGTGGGCGGTACTGATTACGATCCAAATTACGCATATTTTAGTGGAGGAAGCTGGCAATTCGAAACTATCGAGCCCTCTTACATAAAGGGTGAATATTGCTCAATTGCTATTGATAGCGAAGACGATGCTTGGGTGTCCTATTTTGATTATGATTGGGGTAGGCCACGTGCAGCTAAAAGGAATGGTACAGATTCCTGGGCTGTTTATCAGGTAGGCGAAGCAGGTGATACATCATTCCTTACATATACTTCTATTGCGATAAATCCTTTAACAAATTATCCATCAGTTATCTGGAATAGCGAAACACAGGGAGGTAGTATAGCAGAAATAAGACTAGCAACTTTCGACGGTGATGATTTTACTACTGAGGTAGTAGATACGGACGGCGAATTTAACTCAAATGGTTCGAGGACAATTGTTTTCAACAGTTCAGGTTACCCTAGAGTAACCTACTATGATGTTGAGAACGGTGACCTAATATGCGCTTTTTATAACGGAGCATCATGGGATAAATCAACTGTTTATAGTACAGGTAACGTGGGTCGAGGTGCTTCTATTGCTTTAGATCCAAACACCGAATATGCTAGGATTGCCTTTTTCAACGAATCTGATGGCAACCTTATGTTCGCAGAATGGAGAGACGATATCGGTGTTGATTTAGCTCATTTATCAGCATCTTTGAGTAGTGGAAGCGTCCTTCTGACGTGGTCGTTCGATGGCGAGGAACCGGCCGGAGTGCGCGTCCTGCGGGGCGCTGTAGAGCCGGTGGCAATCTCCGGGTTGATGCCCGGCGATTCATCCAAGTACCTCGACCGCGGCGTGGAGCCCGGTGGGAGTTATATCTACTGGCTGGAAGTCGTTGACGCGGAGGGGACGGTCAGCCGCTTCGGCCCCACGGAGGCGGTGACGATTCCCGAAGAGGCGTTTACGTTCCTCCTCGACGCGGCCTACCCCAGCCCGGCGCGGGGTGCCGTGAATTTCGCCTACTCGCTTCCCGCCGACGGCCGGGTCGTGCTGGCGATTTACGACCTGTCGGGGAGGCGGATTGCGACGCCGGTGGATTCGGTGCAGACCGCGGGGCGGCACGAGGTTTCCTGGAACTGCGAAGAAATCCCCTCCGGCGTGTACCTCTACCGCCTGGAAACCGGCGCGGGGACATTGACAAAACGGTTGGTAGTGAGCCGGTAA
- a CDS encoding alpha/beta fold hydrolase, whose product MILKLSEGAYPRVERGEGPPVVMLHGMFGSPDNWLHQVENLSRSRHMVVLELPIFDEKWDDPSVKGLSRYALEYLDWAGHERAVFVGNSLGGHIALYLACHHPDRVRALVLSGSSGLLERGYEQGLPTSPGREWIYGRVAQVFYDEKTIRPGMVDEVVNFLDSRKNKFRLVKVAKAAKRTHMGADLHLITAPTLLIWGRQDEVTPLEVAREFKEGINGAELVLFDECGHAAMMEKAAEFSEILGKFLDRLA is encoded by the coding sequence ATGATCCTCAAGCTTTCCGAAGGCGCCTACCCCCGCGTCGAGAGGGGCGAGGGTCCGCCGGTAGTCATGCTCCACGGCATGTTCGGCTCCCCGGACAACTGGCTCCACCAGGTAGAAAACCTCTCCCGCTCCCGCCACATGGTTGTCCTGGAGCTCCCCATCTTCGACGAGAAGTGGGACGACCCGTCCGTCAAGGGGCTCTCCCGCTACGCGCTGGAGTACCTGGACTGGGCCGGCCACGAGAGGGCTGTGTTCGTCGGGAACTCCCTGGGCGGGCACATCGCGCTGTACCTGGCCTGCCACCACCCGGACCGGGTGCGGGCGCTGGTCCTCTCCGGCTCCTCGGGGCTCCTGGAGCGGGGCTACGAGCAGGGCCTGCCCACCAGCCCCGGCCGCGAATGGATTTACGGCCGCGTCGCCCAGGTCTTCTACGACGAGAAGACCATCCGGCCCGGCATGGTGGACGAGGTGGTGAATTTCCTCGACTCCCGGAAGAACAAGTTCCGCCTGGTGAAGGTGGCCAAAGCCGCCAAGCGGACGCACATGGGCGCCGACCTCCACCTCATCACCGCCCCGACGCTTTTAATCTGGGGCCGCCAGGACGAGGTTACCCCCCTCGAGGTGGCCCGGGAGTTCAAAGAGGGCATCAACGGAGCCGAGCTGGTCCTCTTCGACGAGTGCGGCCACGCCGCGATGATGGAAAAAGCCGCGGAGTTCTCGGAGATACTGGGAAAATTCCTCGACCGCCTGGCCTGA
- a CDS encoding GH3 auxin-responsive promoter family protein, with amino-acid sequence MSIVDKVKGSILRRVYDRRMRELGEVLKNPWRCQEEAFRVILTAASSTAFGRDRGLTAGMTLAEFRRRVPCAPYEAFDPYIGRMLAGERSVLWPGLVREFSLTSGTTAARGNKYIPFTRGVWLSNSKAARDSLFFHVRRRGGDFGIFTGKMLFLGGTTTLNREGHGVYSGDLSALTIRRLPLLYRRYYLPGYRVGAIPDWEEKIDRIARMVRGVNLTFISGIPSWVLVLLDKIRADHGKPEATLREIFPNFRLLISGGVNVHPYLDLFRRTVGPEVDFAETYPASEAFIAVQDGAMGNGMLLEVDGGIFYEFVPAGRIEEDDPPRLALPEVKTGENYAIVLTTPGGLYGYILGDTVRFVSTDPPRLVVTGRTKHFLSAFGEHLIVEEAEEAVRTACERTGARVLDFTAAPVFPEKSGELPRHEWLVEFETPPEDLTAFERILDERLGELNADYAVHRRDDASLLPPRVTVLRPGSFYAFMKARGKLGGQNKVPRLKNDREFAEMLHELQ; translated from the coding sequence ATGTCCATAGTTGACAAGGTCAAGGGCTCCATCCTGCGCCGGGTTTACGACCGGCGCATGCGCGAGCTCGGGGAGGTGTTGAAAAACCCCTGGCGCTGCCAGGAGGAGGCGTTCCGGGTCATTTTAACGGCCGCGTCGAGCACCGCCTTCGGCCGCGACCGGGGCCTGACGGCGGGGATGACCCTGGCCGAGTTCCGCCGGCGCGTCCCGTGCGCGCCCTACGAGGCCTTCGATCCCTACATCGGCCGGATGCTGGCCGGGGAGCGGTCGGTGCTCTGGCCGGGGCTGGTGCGCGAATTCTCCCTGACCAGCGGCACCACCGCGGCGCGCGGCAACAAGTACATCCCCTTCACCCGGGGGGTGTGGCTGTCGAACTCCAAGGCGGCCCGGGACAGCCTCTTCTTCCACGTCCGGCGGCGCGGCGGCGACTTCGGCATCTTCACGGGGAAGATGCTCTTCCTCGGCGGGACCACGACCCTGAACAGGGAAGGCCACGGCGTTTATTCCGGCGACCTCTCCGCCCTCACCATCCGCCGCCTGCCGCTCCTCTACCGCCGCTACTACCTCCCCGGCTACCGCGTCGGCGCCATCCCCGACTGGGAGGAAAAGATTGACCGCATCGCCCGGATGGTCCGGGGCGTGAACCTCACCTTCATTTCCGGCATCCCCTCCTGGGTCCTGGTGCTCCTGGATAAAATCCGCGCGGACCACGGAAAACCCGAGGCCACACTCAGGGAGATTTTTCCCAATTTCCGTCTCTTAATCAGCGGCGGGGTGAACGTCCACCCCTACCTGGACCTCTTCCGCCGGACGGTCGGCCCGGAGGTGGACTTCGCGGAGACCTACCCCGCCTCGGAGGCGTTCATCGCCGTGCAGGACGGCGCGATGGGGAACGGGATGCTGCTGGAGGTGGACGGGGGGATTTTTTACGAGTTCGTCCCCGCCGGGCGCATCGAGGAGGACGACCCCCCGCGCCTGGCCCTCCCCGAGGTCAAAACGGGTGAGAACTACGCGATTGTGTTGACCACCCCCGGCGGCCTGTACGGCTACATCCTGGGCGACACGGTGCGCTTCGTGAGCACCGACCCGCCACGGCTCGTCGTCACCGGGCGGACCAAGCACTTCCTGTCGGCCTTCGGGGAGCACCTGATCGTGGAGGAGGCAGAGGAGGCGGTTCGGACGGCGTGCGAGCGGACCGGCGCGCGGGTCCTGGACTTCACCGCCGCCCCGGTCTTTCCGGAAAAAAGCGGGGAGCTGCCGCGTCACGAGTGGCTGGTCGAGTTCGAGACGCCGCCCGAGGACTTGACGGCCTTCGAGCGGATTTTAGATGAGCGCCTCGGGGAGCTCAACGCGGACTACGCCGTCCACCGGCGCGACGACGCCAGCCTCCTGCCGCCGCGGGTGACGGTCCTGCGACCGGGGAGTTTTTACGCGTTCATGAAGGCGCGGGGGAAGCTGGGAGGGCAGAACAAGGTCCCGCGATTGAAGAACGACCGCGAATTCGCGGAAATGCTCCACGAATTGCAGTAG